AACGAGAGTGGCAACGGTGTCCTGAGTCGCCTGCGAAACCTCTCTAGCGTGGGCAAAATCGATGTCAAACCCGAAACCTACGAGAACATCCGCTACCGTCTCAACCGGGACATCGTCGGTCTGGGCCCGCTGGAGCCGATCATGCGTGATCCGGCCAACGAGGACATTCACGTCATCGGCCGCGACGAGTGTTACGTCGACCACGGCGTCTTCGGCATGCTCGAGACGACCGTCGAGTGGAACAGCAAGGAGGACTTCGACCAGTGGCTCCGGAACATGGGCGAGCGCATCGGCGACCCCGTCTCCGATTCGGATCCCATCGTCGACTCGACGCTCCCCGACGGATCGCGTCTGAACCTGATCTACTCCGACGACGTGAGCCTCAAGGGACCCTCCCTGACCATCCGGCAGGGCGACGAGACGCCGCTGTCGATGTTCCAGATCACGAAGTGGGGGACGCTGTCCCCGCAACTGGCCGCGTATCTCTGGCTCTGTCTCGAGAACGAGCAGACGGTGTTCGTCGTCGGAGAGACCGCGTCCGGGAAGACCACCACGCTGAACGCCTCCTTCGCGTTCATCCCCCGTGACCACAAAATCTACACCGCAGAGGACACCGCAGAGGTCATTCCACCCCACGATACCTGGCAACAACTGCTGACCCGTGAGGGTGACGAGGAAGACGGCGGCACCGGCGTCGACATGTTCGACCTGGTCGCGGCCGCACTGCGTTCGCGCCCCGACTACATCATCCTCGGCGAGGTCCGTGGTGAGGAGGGGCGGATGGCGTTCCAGGCCGCCCAAACTGGCCACCCGGTCATGCTGACGTTCCACGCCTCCGATATCGTCTCGATGATCCAGCGCTTTACCGGCGAGCCGATCAACGTCCCAGAGACGTTCATGGACGTCGCCGACGTCGCGCTGTTCCAGAACCGCGTCAAGCAGGGCGACGACGTGCTGCGTCGCGTGACGTCGGTCCAGGAGATCGAGGGGTACTCCAAGGAGATGGAGGGCGTGATCACTCGGCAGGTGTTCTACTGGGACCCGGTCGAGGACGAGATCGTCTTCCAGGGGATGAACAACTCCTACGTGCTCGAAGAGCAGATCGCGACCCTGCTGGGCTACGAGGACACCCGCGAAATATACGACGACCTGCAGTTCCGTGCGGACATCATCCAGCGCGCCATCCAGGAGAACATCCTCGGCTACCACGAGGTCAACGAATTCATCGCGAACTACCAGCGTGACGGCCTCGAAGGAATCCCGTTCGACATCCACCGCCCAGACTGATGGCGAC
The Halapricum salinum genome window above contains:
- a CDS encoding type II/IV secretion system ATPase subunit; translated protein: MTEQGRPKPSDELRQYAAKRPHLRDHLKKFKQITGEFPMFVEEAKGEYETDRPNVLYPVGGPIFCHIYGDVGQDMKYYAIEPELADEERVVFNKVRDRLLERSVNKPAPTDEAEYDDRIEELLGETTNVKKNESGNGVLSRLRNLSSVGKIDVKPETYENIRYRLNRDIVGLGPLEPIMRDPANEDIHVIGRDECYVDHGVFGMLETTVEWNSKEDFDQWLRNMGERIGDPVSDSDPIVDSTLPDGSRLNLIYSDDVSLKGPSLTIRQGDETPLSMFQITKWGTLSPQLAAYLWLCLENEQTVFVVGETASGKTTTLNASFAFIPRDHKIYTAEDTAEVIPPHDTWQQLLTREGDEEDGGTGVDMFDLVAAALRSRPDYIILGEVRGEEGRMAFQAAQTGHPVMLTFHASDIVSMIQRFTGEPINVPETFMDVADVALFQNRVKQGDDVLRRVTSVQEIEGYSKEMEGVITRQVFYWDPVEDEIVFQGMNNSYVLEEQIATLLGYEDTREIYDDLQFRADIIQRAIQENILGYHEVNEFIANYQRDGLEGIPFDIHRPD